In Bos indicus isolate NIAB-ARS_2022 breed Sahiwal x Tharparkar chromosome 19, NIAB-ARS_B.indTharparkar_mat_pri_1.0, whole genome shotgun sequence, the following proteins share a genomic window:
- the GALR2 gene encoding galanin receptor type 2 translates to MNGSGGLDTEDTSEAGGGSSWQPEAVIVPTLFALIFLVGTVGNALVLAVLLRGGQAVSTTNLFILNLGVADLCFILCCVPFQATIYTLDDWVFGSLLCKAVHFLIFLTMHASSFTLAAVSLDRYLAIRYPLHSRELRTPRNAMAAISLVWGLSLLFSAPYLSYYRQSQLANLTVCHPAWSAPRRRAMDLCTFVVSYLLPVLVLGLTYARTLRYLWRAVDPATAGSGARRAKRKVTRMIIIVAALFCLCWMPHHTLILCVWFGRFPLTRATYALRILSHLVSYANSCVNPIVYALVSKHFRKGFREICAGLLRHAPRRASRRVCVAPLCRRLSAASRPATSPTCPGRTQRPPKAS, encoded by the exons ATGAATGGCTCGGGTGGCCTGGACACCGAGGACACGAGCGAGGCTGGAGGCGGGAGCAGCTGGCAGCCTGAGGCGGTCATCGTGCCCACGCTCTTTGCGCTCATCTTCCTCGTGGGCACCGTAGGCAACGCCCTGGTGCTGGCCGTGCTGCTTCGCGGTGGCCAGGCGGTCAGCACAACCAACCTGTTCATTCTCAATCTGGGCGTGGCCGACCTGTGTTTCATCTTGTGCTGCGTGCCCTTCCAGGCCACCATCTACACCCTGGACGACTGGGTGTTCGGATCGCTGCTTTGCAAGGCGGTGCACTTCCTCATCTTCCTCACCATGCACGCCAGCAGCTTCACGCTGGCCGCCGTCTCCCTGGACCG GTATCTGGCCATCCGCTATCCACTGCACTCCCGCGAGCTGCGCACGCCTCGCAACGCGATGGCGGCCATCAGTCTCGTCTGGGGGCTCTCGCTGCTCTTCTCCGCGCCGTACCTGAGTTACTATCGCCAGTCCCAGTTAGCCAACCTGACCGTGTGCCACCCGGCGTGGAGCGCGCCGCGCCGCCGCGCCATGGACCTCTGCACCTTCGTCGTCAGCTATCTGCTGCCGGTCCTGGTGCTCGGCCTGACCTACGCGCGCACCCTGCGCTACCTCTGGCGCGCCGTCGACCCGGCGACCGCCGGCTCGGGCGCCCGGCGCGCCAAGCGTAAGGTGACACGCATGATCATCATCGTGGCCGCGCTCTTCTGCCTCTGCTGGATGCCTCACCACACGCTGATCCTCTGCGTGTGGTTCGGCCGCTTCCCTCTTACGCGCGCCACTTACGCGCTGCGCATCCTCTCGCACCTGGTCTCCTATGCCAACTCCTGTGTCAACCCCATCGTCTACGCTCTCGTCTCCAAGCACTTCCGCAAGGGTTTCCGAGAGATCTGCGCTGGCCTGTTGCGCCACGCCCCGCGCAGAGCCTCGCGCCGCGTGTGCGTCGCGCCCCTGTGCCGGCGCCTCTCCGCGGCCAGTCGTCCAGCCACGTCCCCGACCTGTCCCGGAAGGACCCAAAGGCCCCCAAAGGCATCTTGA